A genomic stretch from Deltaproteobacteria bacterium GWA2_45_12 includes:
- a CDS encoding endonuclease III: protein MNNKNSTQKMSWVLKNLRKVYPQAKTALCYSDPLQLLVATILSAQSTDKQINKLTPALFACYKSADDFAKTDIVELEKYIRSSGFYHNKAKNIQACCRVLVEKHGGEVPQTMEELTLLPGVGRKTANVVLSNAYGQNVGICVDTHVARLANRLGFSKTPNAVKVEQDLMKLTPKKYWRDVTDLLITHGRQVCLARRPKCGECVVRGKCDYYGRVRAG from the coding sequence ATGAATAACAAAAATTCAACACAAAAAATGTCCTGGGTTTTAAAAAACCTGCGCAAGGTTTATCCGCAGGCCAAAACGGCGCTTTGCTATTCTGATCCATTGCAATTGCTTGTGGCCACCATCCTTTCGGCCCAATCGACAGACAAACAAATCAACAAGCTAACCCCGGCCCTTTTTGCTTGCTACAAATCAGCCGATGATTTCGCAAAGACAGATATTGTGGAGTTGGAAAAATATATTCGTTCCTCCGGTTTTTACCATAATAAGGCCAAAAATATTCAAGCCTGTTGTCGGGTTTTGGTGGAAAAACATGGCGGAGAAGTCCCTCAAACCATGGAGGAGTTGACGTTACTTCCCGGTGTGGGGCGCAAGACGGCCAATGTCGTTTTAAGCAATGCCTATGGCCAAAATGTCGGCATTTGTGTGGATACCCATGTCGCCAGGCTTGCTAACCGTTTGGGGTTTTCAAAAACACCCAATGCCGTAAAGGTGGAACAAGATTTGATGAAACTCACCCCCAAAAAATACTGGAGGGACGTGACGGATTTGCTCATTACCCATGGAAGGCAGGTGTGTTTGGCGCGCAGGCCAAAATGTGGGGAGTGTGTGGTGAGAGGAAAATGTGATTATTATGGCCGTGTAAGGGCGGGATGA